AATATACCATAGCCAAAAAGAAGAGGCTGgccattttttccttttataagCAAAGTTCCTATTATCTTTACCGTGTATCAGCATTGACCAAATCTCACCCAGTCAGTGTCAGATGGGCAGAAGACCAGCCTACATTGAATTTAAAGTAGTGATAAATGAAGCTGTAATCATAAGCCTTACTTTTCCCCAAAAACAACCCTGTGCGAGTATGCTACTTCGCTCTTGAATCCAAATGCAGACATTTTACACACTCATCTCAAAACACACCTAAATaacacttactgtacatacatacagtaaaatacacTTGTCTACATACACTCTCCGTCTCACACTCTCTGGGACCCATGTTGTACTCGAGCGAATGCTAAAAGTACAGATAATATATCCAGTAGAGCAGGTTAACCATGAcaaaagagagggggaaggtgACTCTGGAGTAGTTGTCTATGTGGTGGGGATTCTCTATGTGACAGCAATTTAGGGAGCGGAGCACTTTGCGGACGGTGGCCAGAGCGGTGAGGCACCAGTGTGTGTGCTTCGGGGGCGACGCCTCGGGCTTAGGCTCGCTGCCCGAGGGGCTGGACGGGCTGACAGTGAGTTCTAGGGAGGCGGGAGTCGGGGTAGGGGTGGCAGCGGCCTCCTTGCGTCTCTTGGCCCTGTTGTGATTGGAGATGGTGGTGATGATGCCGTTCATTTCGTCGTCAAAGTCGTGCATGTGGTGGGAGTACTGCAGGAGAGTGAGAGCCAGCGAAAGACAGAGAGTTgaatagaaacaaaaacacgaCACATGAAAATCTGAGAGTGTGTAGCACTGGTTCAACTCACCCCAAAGTGTtgaagatgatgatggtgataatgatgatgatgattatgatgatgataatgttgatgttgataatggttgcagctgtctccgtggtcctgctacacgtcctgcgatgccctgttacatcctgctacgtcctgctttGCCTTGTAAGGCCCTGctgtgccatgaactactacaaactactttttttagtcactgttccattatcttttattttgccactcttcatttcaaccccaaaatggccgtcagactccgcctaccaagggCCTGgatctgtcccaggtttctgcctaaaaggagtttttcctcgccactgtcgcactgttgcttgctctggagggaaccactagaactgttgggtccttgtaaattagagagtggtctagacctgctctatctgtaaagtgtctcgagataactcttgttatgaattgaattggattgatgatgataatgaggaTGAGCACCAAAAATGGAGACAATTACTGTGTCTCAAATCGTGCACTTCTGTACTTCCACTTGCTATTTTGAGTAAGTTGTGCGTTCACACGGATGAAGTATGGCAAAACGCAGTGCACTACCAGTACCCGGATGCTGCACACTACTCCTTTGCGCATTCAGTGGTCAAAATCTTCGCTACAGACCACCAACTTATTTTCAAActtgtgtatactgtatagtgAGAAAGCTGCAGcgattaaaaatacaaatgtaatttataCATGTACGCACTACACAAGTGAGTACATAGTGTACTCAAGTATCCACACTTTGAGACACACCTAATGACTGTGACCACAACAATCAACAATGACACAGTTACATCCAGGATGGTCTCACCATGACCATGTGGGAGTCCATGTGAGTGAGGGTACAGAAGTGGGCCACGGCGTACTCAATGAGCGCTCCAAAGATGAAGCTGAAGCAGATTCCCAAGTACACATCAATGGCCTTGATGAAGCAGTTGGCGTTGGGCAGTGACGTCCGGGCTCCCATCATCAGAGTGGTCATGGTCAGCACGGTGGTCACTCCTGGCACAGAcaacagtacacatacagattCTTTAATCAATCATGAAAGACCTTAACACTTATCATCTCAATCAGTCTTTATATGAGCGATGGactgctacacaaacacacaatttaTGCCAAAGCTGGAACTGTTAACTAAGCTTTATGAAAAGATACGGAAAGAAATGTAACCCACTTCCCATGTTTTAATGTGATGGCTTGTAAAAATAGGTCAATGGCATAGATGAATAAAGTGTATTAAGGGATTTTGACACACAGGCAATACTTGTTGAAAAGGATAGGGTCATGGCTGGGTTTTGGTCTTTtgatgggatttgttgacaataagatgAATAATAGATAATGCCTTACCCTTTGACATGTGTGTTATCCTGTATGTAACTATGTTTAAAAAGAATGACACAGAGAGCGGGGTGCTCCAATAAACACAGCTGCTGACAGGAATACAAATAAGAAGAAGTCCAAGCTTATTATACGcaactttgggcttgtttttctgtaaagttGCTTGcaaatattggtagtcgcgggtcATGGTTtgttgggcttgtttctaaagtgtagtcGCTTATTTGTGCGTGTTCCCAGCGCCATAATAAGTTGttgttatttaaatataggtgtTTGTCTTGCCTGTTGCCTCTGTCCCTCGCCTTTCCCCATACACACAGGAGTTTTTTCCCGCCCACTTCcagcttctaattggctctgacctaTATGGCAAcaagtactagccaatcagttGCAGAGTAGGGcaatctgtttttattcttgttaGGGCAACGTCAGTGAgtgacatttaaatgaaaatacgTGCAAGTCGCAATTGATGGTgagtggactgtaggagagtttttggaagAATtaatgcccgggataaagtgggtgaaatacgggaagaaatataacaatgactgggagaaagagaaaggagtaaAAGACTGGATTCAACCCATGgtggggaacaactcaaaaGCAGTGTGCAGAGTATTACGTGTGAAATACGTGCGCACCATGCGGACCTCGTACAAAACACtagcaaacaaaaatatttacaaaaatgcaGTCTATATTTGATATctatcagttttctaatgttaaataatgttaaatggAGGTTTAACTCCCTCTTGTGGTCATTGTCCTTAAGCTCAGGGGGGAGAGAAAAGTTGATATATTTCTCTCCCCCCTGAGCTTAAGGACAATGACTGGAGAGTGTAGAGTTTTGCAAAACTGGGCACAGTTTACCGATCTGTCCCCATGGATGTAAATTGATAATCTGTACCCACAGTTTACAATCCGTCCCCACGGATTGTAAAACATTGCACACaggttatttatttttctcttcccgGATCCTAGAAAAAGTCTGAGAGACCcaacatttcatttgcactCCCTAATCATGACTCCAGTTTGTCCCTCAGTAGGCCACCTCAACTCAAGTCATGATGACCAGAAAATCATATGCCCTCATCTGATGTTTCTAATATGTCCAATGTTCCAATAAATGTTCTAATTATACTTCAGTCAGTTGTGGTATGATAAGGATGCACAGACAATCAtataaagaaaaagagcagcaacaacacaagaaATAAGCAAAGATGATGTGCCATGAAGTAGGATATCTtgcagttttgtgtgttttgagaaGTCTGTGTTCTCAAAGCCCCCTGCAGTAGTGGTGGACTTAATCCAATGCAACATGTATGTTTGGATGTCCCCACTAGATCACACCAGCGTCACAGATGCTCTCTTCAACCCTCAGCCCTCTGAAATCAAATCCAAACTAACATCTGTGCTCACTTAAGGAGAATAACCGTCTCTTATATTTGTGTAGTAGTAAACATACTAATGACAGATGAAGGAGAGAATAAGGAGGATTGTAAATCTCAGTACACAGCACCGTCTGCACTATTTTTTGCCCAAGAAggcacattttcacatttgagTACACAAAAGAATGTTTTGGCCCATACCTATACAAATACGTGCTGGAACAGAGGACAGCGAAATCCAGAAGGAAACCCATGAGAGGACAACGAGCAAGCTGGAGGGGACGTAAGTCTCGAGGATGAAGTACAGAATGCTCCGCTTCAGCTCAAAGTGGAAGACCAGCTTTGGGTAATTGccttaaaaaaaaggacacaagCCCGTCAATGTACAGTACAGCAGTTTATAACAGAAAGGATGTGGTGTGACTCACTAATCCCACCCATAAGGGCTCTAATTTTACCAACTGCTCTGTAGAGTATAGCCCTGGGAGTAACTTTAATTAATGGATTGAAGGGCATTGTTACCAGTTTCATAAACGGCCTCTGAGACAGATGTGTAGTGGTCCTCTACTGTGTACTGAGCCAGCTGTAGGGTGTCCAAACCACTGACGGACTCATTTCCTCTGGTCCAGTAGAACATGACATCATTGACGTTGTAACCCCCTGtaggagagaaaagagatggaAATTCTTtggaaaataacagaaaacaacttAAAGCTGAACCgatcaatgattttattttaacaatggaTCTAATGAGTGTGTTTAATGTAGACTGTGTTGCTCGATTGAAAGAACCCACATAATCACACACTGCTTTAGTTTCCCTAAGTTCCACGCAAAGAGGAGTTAATGGGGTTATAGCCTGCAACttcactgttttggttcagACTTCCCACTCTCATTAATCTTGTAAACAGGCAGCTCAGGCAGCTGCTTTTAGAAATAAAGCTCTGACTAACCTACTGTTCACCAGCTTCTCAGCCCCTAACCAGTGACAGACAATGTTAGCTACTAGCTGTAGACCAAGCCTGCTAAAAAGAGAATGAATATCTAACTTTCAtccatcaataataataatattccaTTTCATTTgcaatgcactttacatttaagacaaacctcaaagtgccACAGGTCATAATCCAATACAACTCCACattaatgctaatgttgctccatgTCTGTTGGATGCATATAAGGGCAACTGTTTGCTGACACATTTACTATAAAATGCTATAAAGTGATAATATTTCAATCATACATTGTAGATGTATGTTCTTTTCTGGGAGCAGTTTCATTGTTTGTGCAGGTGCAGATATGACGAGCAGAATAAATGTAGCAGAAATCAAAAATAGCCTGCATGTAGTTATGTTTGTCCATATTTGCCCAGTAGGTGGCAGTGATGAGTGTTTTACACTTGTTCGACAATTGTGTTATTAGCAGACATAGCGCGATAGACGTGTTTACTGAGTCAAGAACATGAAGTTCTCTATTTTTCTATTCTGTTGTTTAATGCATTGTGTGAAAATGCATTAATAAGTGTACtgcacaataataataaaccatTGAATTGGGACTTTTTGGGTTTCTGTAattaacatcacagagtatggtctagacctgctctttcatGAAAAGtgctgtgagataactgttgttgtgatttggcgctgtataaataaaattgaattgaaaaaaaattaattgaattgaacatgaGTTTAAGGATTTTAAGTGCTTTTCCATGCTATGTTGAAGCTAGGTTACTACATGGTAAGCTAGTGCTTGAGTTTCATGTATGTAGTGAATGTAAAGATTGAAAATTAAGAATTTAAGCTACAACAGTTCATGAATAAGTTATATTCCCAGATCTGGTAAAGTTATTGAGCGAGTAAATGAATATTGCCCTGTTGCCCCAAGTACACTGATAAGCGCAAGATCTCACcacactacaaaaaaaacaacatacccAGGTAGATGAACTTGGATTTATTATTTTGGGTTTTGAGAGCTCtgaagtcatttttattttctgttcttttctcaAATTATGTGGAAAAAGTTCAAAACTAAGAGAAATACTAATTTTTATAACTAAAATGACATTacgaaagaaaagagaaagaaggtcATGTTGTTTGATAATTGATGTGCCGGCTATATGTTATatgtatctatttttttttttctctctctccttttttgaAAGTTCCTTAGAAAGGCAGCCCTTCACTCTGAATTACAATAAATTCCCCTTACATAAAAAGTAGCATAGAAAGCTGCTATGATTCATAATTATTgtaaagatgatgaagatgatgatagAGAGAAACAGAATTAATAGTTTTTACTAAACCCCAAAGTTGCTAGATGGAGAACAGCAGTGAATGTTAATTGCTCAAGATATGCTGAAGTCTTATGGTTGAgttgcttggggggggggggagtttgtAAACTCCCTCTAACGCATAATATCTGCACAAGAAAAACCTTTGGCAACCTCGGAAAACGTAGTTTAAGATGTTATGGAACCTCTGAGAAGATAATGGCCTACACTAAAGTACTATGTGTTTGCTGTTAAAACAACACGACACGCTAAACTCTTTAATGTACAATGCTCATGCTTTGGGTATGTAGTTACAGTCACAGTGGAAACACATTTTATCCTCTGATTATTACCTCTAGAGGAAATAATTGGAGGATAAAATGGGTTTGAGAGACATTGATCTAACAAGATTTGCTAATGGAAATGCATTTGTGGTCTTTGTGTTACCTTCTTCAAAGGGGGTAGCAATAGGTCTGATGAAGAGCTCAAGTCTTCCCTTGGACCATAACTTTGGACTAATCATGCATATTGCACTGCTCCCTAGAGAACCCAGATAACCCAAATGTAACTTGGAATAAAAAGGCATGCAAAATGAATATGGTCCAAGATGCCACGGCTAACTATGGCAGTGCTTTGACGGTACTGTACAATGTAACTTTATTGATATAAATTAAAAGAGAACTGGTGTGGTTCTTAGGATCAGATTTGCTGAGGAAAAAATATGTCATTAGCAACCACTTTGGTGTATTATTCTCGTTTATCTGCAGAGGGAGCAAGAGAATAAGACATGTTAGAGGAAGCGCAGCTGGCTGAAGCTGGAACACACTTCTAAAATCTGTTCTACATGAAATGCTcattcatttgcatttgcaatcCCCATTTAAACACACATGGAGTCATGTAATATTGACCAGTCTGAGCCATGGTGCTGGGAGCGAAGTCTCCTAATCAAGGGCTCTGTGTTGACTTTGATGCTCAAAGATTCCTGTATATTCCCTGTTTTCTCGGTCATTGTACTTCTCTCTCATTATTTCTCCTGACTTAAAGCCCTGACATTACAGTGCCAATGACAAACACAAATGAGCGGTGAAATCCTGTGCAATAACATTGAAAGAGTTACGTTCAACCTTCCAGGGCTTTTTGCCCTCTTGCAAACCAGTAGCCATATCTACAATCATAGAGTTTTCCACAGCCACCACCAAAAGTTCaattaaaacaaccaaaaaagaCTGTCTTCTGACTCTTTTCGCTGTCAGAACACACTCAATATTTTACTGCAATCCTGATCTTAAAACCTTGCAACCTCCCACAACGACACTCTCTTTAAACCTTCCTCCTGCGCAGAGGATTCACTTTTGGCAcgacattaaaagaaataaatcctTGAATATACATCTTCATGGAGAGGCAGAacaagagggaggaagagattgaaggagaggaggaacggagacagagacagataaaACAGCAGAGATATAGCAGCAGGATGAGAGAGATTATAAGAGAAGgtggtaaagacagagacagcagagagagagagagagaaagatgcagACATTTAGCCTGGAATTATTAAAGTAGCGGAGGAAGGATCCATTATTGTCTCAGTTACCTCCAGATGTCTTTTTGTCTGCTAACGTTGGACTGGGGctgctttaaatgttttatgtggGACTGAGGTCGTGGTGGGCTTCTGGCAGACTGATCAGACTTAGCTTAGCCTGGCTGGCTGTCTGGCTGTCATTTAGTACCAGTGAGCAAAAGCGAGCTGGAGAGTAAAAATGGCAGATGAGTGAGGGAGGCTGAGGAAGGGGACAAGagggaggggggcggggggcttTTTCATCCTTCCCTCCCTTGCACAAAAAAACCCCATCTTGCCACgttatttaactttaaaattggAAATATGCTTTTTTTAGTTGAACGTTAAAGGAGAATTcgggtcaatttcaacatgtagctctgtttttttaaatctggaatgctgtcagtagcgagacaaatgaaaacaatcggtgctgcctacactgaGTTATCCTCGTGCTAGAGTTAgaacccaacaggcttaaacagggcaagttttaaacgtgtttttagcctctagacatgctcaaaatgtcattaccagtgcctagccatgtgcagttattccttccaagtaAACACCGTGactttgactgcagtagatgtgacagaaaggcaaaaAGTTGTATTACTCCATACCtctagaggctaaaaacacgtttaaaacttccCTGTTAAAGCCTGTTGGGGcaaaatctagcaggaggataactcggtgtaggcagc
This window of the Etheostoma spectabile isolate EspeVRDwgs_2016 chromosome 17, UIUC_Espe_1.0, whole genome shotgun sequence genome carries:
- the LOC116705402 gene encoding gamma-aminobutyric acid receptor subunit pi; its protein translation is MSFSVSGRTVFTILLISRLLESSMLNAEVKEGEILPPTIQRLMKGYNKYLRPFFDNGPVTVGMSLDIASIDTISEINMDYTATIFLRQRWTDERLVFEGNKSLSLDGRLVELLWVPDTFIVDSKKSFLHDITVENRLIRIFPNGTVLYALRITTTVACNMDLTKYPMDKQTCTLQLESWGYNVNDVMFYWTRGNESVSGLDTLQLAQYTVEDHYTSVSEAVYETGNYPKLVFHFELKRSILYFILETYVPSSLLVVLSWVSFWISLSSVPARICIGVTTVLTMTTLMMGARTSLPNANCFIKAIDVYLGICFSFIFGALIEYAVAHFCTLTHMDSHMVMYSHHMHDFDDEMNGIITTISNHNRAKRRKEAAATPTPTPASLELTVSPSSPSGSEPKPEASPPKHTHWCLTALATVRKVLRSLNCCHIENPHHIDNYSRVTFPLSFVMVNLLYWIYYLYF